GCTCCACCAGCTGGGCAAATAGCAGCAGGTCTGGGTTGTCGGCGCCGAGGAACTGTTGCAAGTCCTCAATCTGCGCGGCCAGCTCGGGGTGGTGGAGGATCAGCGCTACCAGCATACGTTCAGGAGGTAGGCGATACTGGCCGGTACAGCGTGGGCTGTCCCCAAGTGTGGGGGAATATTCAGATTCGTCTTCGCGGGGCCAGGGTTCCGGCGGGGTGCGGTGTTGGAGTTCCTCATCCTGCTCGGTAGAGAGGGGTGCGCCGGTGACAGTTGGCTGTGCCTGTGCTTGCTGTAACTGGGTGTTCCGAGCCTTCTCCGCGTGAATCACCTCCTGCAGAGTGTCTTTGTCTAGTCCGGTACGCGAGGCCAGCTGCTGGAACATCAGTTGGCGATATACGCCTCCTGGCAGTAAATCCAGCAGTGGGGCGGCCAGCTTGGACAGGCGCGCGCGGCCGTCCATGGTCTGGAGGTTGATGTCTTCGCTGAGCAGGTCGAAGAGAAAGTCCTCCAGGGGGCGGGCCTGCTCTTCTATCAGTTGCTGGAAACGTTCTCCACCCAGTTGCCGCACCAGAGTGTCGGGGTCTTCGCCTTCCGGCAGCAACAAAAAGCGTAGGCTGCGGCCGTCCTGCATATGGGGCAGGGCAGATTCCAGTGCGCGGCGGGCGGCGGCGCGGCCGGCGCGGTCACCATCAAAACAGAATAGCAATTCACTAGTATGGCGAAAGGCCAGCTGAATGTGCTCTTCGCCGCAGGCGGTGCCAAGGGTGGCGACGGCGTAGCGGATATCGAACTGCGCCAGGGCCACTACATCCATATAGCCCTCCACCACGATCAAGCGCTCTAAGTTGCGATTGGCCTGGCGCGCCTCCCACAGGCCGTAGAGTTCACGGCTCTTGTGGAAAATCGGGGTTTCCGGGGAGTTGAGGTACTTGGGCTTTTCATCCCCCAGTACCCGGCCGCCAAAGGCGATGGTGCGGCCGCGCTGGTCGCGAATGGGGAAGATGATACGGTTACGGAAGCGGTCGTAGTGGTGACGTCCGCCCGGTTTGCTGTTGCCGTCACTGTCCTGGCGACGAATGGCGAGTCCTGCTAGTTCAAGCTGGTCGGCTTTTTCGGGAGTGTCGGCCAGGGCGTTGAGCAGGTTGTCCCAGCCCGGTGGTGCCAAGCCGATGTCGAAATCTCGGGCGATTTCCCCGGATAATCCGCGATTGCGCAAGTAGGCCACTGCGTTACCTGCCGCAGGGTGGTTGCGTAGTTGTTCTCGGTAGAATTCTGCAGCTTTATCCGTCAGTTGATAGAGGGATTGGCTTTCCCTCTGGCGCTTTTCCTGCCCGGGAGCCAATGCCTCTCTGGGTACTTCCAAGCCGCGGGTGGCTGCCAGTTTTTCCACGGCTTCGGGAAATGGCAGGCGATCGTATTCCATCAGGAAGCCGATTGCATTGCCGTTGGCGCCGCAGCCGAAGCAGTAGTAGAACTGCTTGTCTGGGCTCACGGTAAAAGAGGGGGTTTTTTCGTCGTGGAAGGGGCAGCAGGCGGAGTAGTTTTTTCCGGTCTTACGCAGTTTTACCCTACTGTCCACCAGCTCGACGATATCTGCGCGGGCGAGCAGGTCGTCGATAAAGTGCTGGGGGATCTTGCTGGGCATACTTTTCTGCAATCCGGCTGGGCGTTAGGCCAGTCGGGCCTTAACCAATTTGCTGACTGCGCCCATATCTGCACGGCCTTGAACCTGAGGCTTCACCTGGGCAATCACTTTACCCATGTCGGCCATGCCGCTGGCCCCGGTGCTCTGCACGGCGGAAGCGACAATTTCGCTAATCTCCTCTTCGGTCAACTGCTTGGGCAGGAACTCTTGGATGACTTCGATCTCCGCCTGTTCCACTGCAGCCAGCTCGGCGCGGCCGGCCTTTTCATACTGGGTGATGGAGTCGCGGCGCTGTTTGGTCATCTTGTCCAGCAGAGCGAGGATACGCGCGTCATCCAGATCGATGCGCTCATCCACTTCAACTCGTTTGATCTCAGCATTGATTAAACGCAGGGTGGCAAGACGCTCTTTGTCGCGTGCTTTCATTGCGTCTTTGGTCGCTTGAGTCAGGGTGTCCTTGAGAGTGCTCATAGTGAGTGTTCCGGGATTGGCATTGATTGTGGTTTATTGGGTTGAGCGCTAAGGATAGCGCGTCCGCCGAGCATGGAGAATGCGGTTGGCAGAACGAAAAACGGCGCGCGAGTAGGGCTCGCACGCCGTTCTTTATAGCTCCGCTACGGGCTAAGCCCGTCCGGCCGCCTCGCTGCGACAGGCTTATTCAGCCTGCGGCTCTTAGTAGAGACGCTGAAACTTGCGGTTTTCGCGCTGAAGCTTTTTAGCGTGACGCTTAACAGCGGCAGCAGCTTTGCGCTTACGAACAGCAGTGGGCTTCTCGTAGAACTCGCGACGACGTACTTCAGACAGTACGCCTGCTTTTTCACAGGAGCGCTTGAAGCGGCGCAGAGCGATATCGAAAGGTTCGTTGTCTTTGATTCGTACAGAGGGCATTAGGATACCTGTTAAAATTCGTTTCTCTCGGCCATTCCGGCAATGCTCTCGCAGTTGCATCCGGTGGCCGGTTCACAGCGAGGGCGCAAATTCTAAACACTCCTATACGGGATCGCAACCCCATTTTCCAGTATGATAACCGCCCCTCGAAGTAGTCACGAGAATGAAATCAAGTGCGCGTCCTCGGTATAGAAACTTCCTGCGATGAAACTGGCGTCGCTATCTACGATTCTGAGTCCGGTCTGCTCGGCCATGCTCTATTTAGTCAGGTTGACCTGCACGCCGATTACGGCGGTGTAGTCCCTGAACTGGCAAGCCGCGACCATGTGCGCAAGCTGTTGCCGTTGGTACGGCAGGTAATGGCGAAGACCAATACCAAGCCTTC
The DNA window shown above is from Microbulbifer variabilis and carries:
- the dnaG gene encoding DNA primase, which encodes MPSKIPQHFIDDLLARADIVELVDSRVKLRKTGKNYSACCPFHDEKTPSFTVSPDKQFYYCFGCGANGNAIGFLMEYDRLPFPEAVEKLAATRGLEVPREALAPGQEKRQRESQSLYQLTDKAAEFYREQLRNHPAAGNAVAYLRNRGLSGEIARDFDIGLAPPGWDNLLNALADTPEKADQLELAGLAIRRQDSDGNSKPGGRHHYDRFRNRIIFPIRDQRGRTIAFGGRVLGDEKPKYLNSPETPIFHKSRELYGLWEARQANRNLERLIVVEGYMDVVALAQFDIRYAVATLGTACGEEHIQLAFRHTSELLFCFDGDRAGRAAARRALESALPHMQDGRSLRFLLLPEGEDPDTLVRQLGGERFQQLIEEQARPLEDFLFDLLSEDINLQTMDGRARLSKLAAPLLDLLPGGVYRQLMFQQLASRTGLDKDTLQEVIHAEKARNTQLQQAQAQPTVTGAPLSTEQDEELQHRTPPEPWPREDESEYSPTLGDSPRCTGQYRLPPERMLVALILHHPELAAQIEDLQQFLGADNPDLLLFAQLVELFKSRPQLNFRQLIGHWRAHHGAESSDILAKLAISPLVSGVRHLAQGDSNLEYDPQAEFNDCLRHLEKSDTKQRNRDLLAQLKAGAQLSQEEQLALLANWRRKDN
- a CDS encoding GatB/YqeY domain-containing protein, which translates into the protein MSTLKDTLTQATKDAMKARDKERLATLRLINAEIKRVEVDERIDLDDARILALLDKMTKQRRDSITQYEKAGRAELAAVEQAEIEVIQEFLPKQLTEEEISEIVASAVQSTGASGMADMGKVIAQVKPQVQGRADMGAVSKLVKARLA
- the rpsU gene encoding 30S ribosomal protein S21 — its product is MPSVRIKDNEPFDIALRRFKRSCEKAGVLSEVRRREFYEKPTAVRKRKAAAAVKRHAKKLQRENRKFQRLY